One genomic segment of uncultured Ilyobacter sp. includes these proteins:
- the udk gene encoding uridine kinase: MKNCIIIGVAGGSGSGKTTVAKNLVKAFKSEDAVLVAQDAYYKELKEMSIQERANVNFDHPNSIEFELLKKDLESLLKNQVIERPIYDFKTHSRKEETVTIQPSKIIIVEGILLFAVPELRKMFDVKIFVDTDADEMLLRRIERDIHERGRTFDSVRDQYLKTVKPMYLEFCEPSKRYADIIIPRGGENKIAINMIIAKLKRYLQKGVL, encoded by the coding sequence ATGAAAAATTGCATCATTATCGGAGTCGCAGGAGGCAGTGGAAGTGGGAAAACCACTGTAGCAAAAAATTTAGTTAAAGCATTCAAATCAGAAGATGCAGTTTTAGTAGCTCAGGATGCTTATTATAAAGAATTGAAAGAGATGTCTATCCAAGAAAGAGCCAATGTGAATTTTGATCATCCAAATTCAATTGAATTTGAGCTTCTAAAAAAAGACTTGGAAAGCCTTTTAAAAAACCAGGTTATAGAGAGACCTATATACGATTTCAAAACTCATTCTAGAAAAGAGGAAACTGTGACCATCCAACCGTCAAAAATAATAATAGTAGAGGGCATCTTACTATTTGCAGTCCCTGAACTAAGAAAAATGTTTGATGTAAAAATATTTGTTGATACAGATGCCGATGAGATGCTTTTACGAAGAATTGAAAGAGATATCCACGAAAGAGGGAGAACATTTGATTCAGTAAGAGATCAATACCTAAAAACAGTAAAACCTATGTACCTTGAGTTCTGTGAGCCTAGTAAAAGATATGCAGATATTATTATTCCTAGAGGTGGAGAAAATAAAATAGCAATAAATATGATAATAGCAAAACTTAAAAGATATCTTCAGAAAGGAGTCTTATAG
- a CDS encoding LrgB family protein, translated as MTESILYNPLFGIILSLFTFEIGKRIYMKWRYPILNPLMIAIILIILLLLKFNIPYEAYAKGGDIIIFFLGPATVALGVSLYKNIQRLKEYFLPILAGVIAGSSTAIVSVIVLGRLLGLKKELILSMIPKSITTPIGIELSKSLGGNPSITVIGIMITGVTGAISSPFICKFFKIESKISRGIGIGTSSHAVGTSKAIEMGEIEGAMSGLAIGMAGLVTIFLVPILVKILI; from the coding sequence ATGACAGAATCTATTTTATATAATCCTTTATTTGGTATAATTTTGAGTCTTTTCACTTTTGAAATAGGAAAGAGAATCTATATGAAATGGAGATATCCAATACTTAATCCACTCATGATAGCAATAATATTAATAATATTATTGCTTTTAAAATTTAACATACCATATGAGGCTTATGCAAAAGGTGGAGATATAATAATATTTTTTTTAGGACCGGCCACAGTTGCTTTAGGAGTTTCTCTGTATAAAAATATTCAAAGATTAAAAGAGTATTTTTTACCAATACTGGCAGGAGTTATAGCTGGATCATCTACAGCTATAGTATCTGTAATAGTTCTTGGTAGGTTGCTCGGTTTGAAAAAAGAACTAATATTATCAATGATACCTAAATCAATAACAACTCCTATAGGAATAGAACTCTCTAAAAGCTTGGGTGGAAATCCGTCTATAACAGTTATCGGAATTATGATTACAGGTGTTACAGGAGCGATCTCATCTCCATTCATATGTAAGTTTTTTAAAATTGAAAGCAAAATATCAAGGGGTATAGGAATAGGAACCTCAAGTCACGCTGTAGGAACATCTAAGGCAATTGAAATGGGGGAAATAGAAGGAGCAATGAGTGGTCTTGCAATAGGAATGGCAGGGCTAGTGACTATATTTTTAGTACCAATTTTGGTAAAAATTTTGATTTGA
- a CDS encoding helix-turn-helix transcriptional regulator gives MEILSPVEKLIALRKKYKINQKDLAGDQISRSHLAMIETGKNKFNENTAKILVENFNKIFEERNISVRVKLEELMESKQKQIEKLKINFLKRLEKEESIESIISDIESYASEYDIQTKITLYEKIGNIFFEKENFHRAASFYLRILNDLIIIRDSNALGKVSLSLIRIYLQTENFLAAVDLENLIRSEINSFSLPERSIILFNFGCIFDSLKDHQKALEYFNDVEQYISDSNQYFDVKNYQALSLADLSHYEKAISIYRSLMLKYKDINHKMIINNNLLYISRLENSTDKIKFYLRKCKKLIELVSLDEVSKYTFEQMIFEIGETSLLLNKKKDAINYFFRLCNEKTKRNLNFKFSAIRYLLTHLTKKDLETVQKIEKFYFDLLKREKRLELSFDFIDFYMKFGLQNEINNFLHNIKPFSTF, from the coding sequence ATGGAGATTTTAAGTCCTGTTGAAAAACTTATAGCACTTAGAAAGAAATACAAAATAAACCAAAAAGATCTGGCAGGAGATCAAATTTCTAGAAGTCATCTTGCCATGATAGAAACAGGTAAAAATAAATTCAACGAAAATACTGCTAAAATACTTGTTGAAAATTTTAATAAGATTTTCGAAGAAAGAAATATTTCTGTCAGAGTAAAATTAGAAGAGTTGATGGAAAGCAAACAAAAACAAATTGAAAAATTAAAGATCAACTTCTTAAAAAGACTTGAAAAAGAAGAGTCTATTGAATCCATAATTTCAGATATCGAAAGTTATGCCTCTGAATATGATATTCAAACCAAAATCACCCTTTATGAAAAAATTGGTAATATTTTTTTTGAAAAAGAAAATTTTCATCGAGCTGCGAGCTTTTATCTAAGAATCCTGAATGACCTTATCATAATTAGAGATTCTAATGCATTAGGAAAAGTAAGTTTAAGCTTAATAAGAATCTATCTTCAGACTGAAAATTTTCTGGCTGCTGTAGATTTAGAAAACTTAATTAGATCTGAAATTAATTCTTTCTCTTTGCCTGAAAGATCTATTATTCTTTTTAATTTTGGTTGCATCTTTGATAGTTTAAAAGATCATCAAAAAGCTCTTGAATACTTTAATGATGTAGAACAGTATATTTCTGATTCAAATCAATATTTTGATGTAAAAAACTATCAAGCTCTTTCTCTGGCCGACCTTAGTCACTACGAAAAAGCTATCTCAATTTATAGAAGTTTAATGCTTAAGTATAAAGATATAAACCATAAAATGATTATAAACAATAATCTTCTTTATATTTCAAGGTTAGAGAACAGTACCGATAAAATTAAATTTTATCTTAGAAAATGTAAAAAATTAATTGAATTGGTTAGTTTGGATGAGGTTTCAAAATACACTTTTGAACAAATGATTTTTGAAATTGGAGAAACTTCTCTTTTACTAAATAAAAAGAAAGATGCTATAAATTATTTTTTTAGGCTTTGTAATGAAAAAACAAAAAGAAATTTAAATTTCAAATTCTCAGCAATCCGTTACTTATTAACTCATTTAACTAAAAAAGATCTTGAAACCGTTCAAAAAATTGAAAAATTTTATTTTGATCTTTTAAAAAGAGAAAAAAGACTTGAACTCTCTTTTGATTTCATAGATTTTTATATGAAATTTGGATTACAAAATGAAATTAATAATTTTTTACACAATATAAAACCTTTTTCAACATTTTAA
- a CDS encoding IS256 family transposase translates to MARLPKELVRDFVREGNFKSIKDIEEALKDIFKDTIQEALEAEIEEELGYSKYDLANKSTTNSRNGKYKKTVKSSAGNIDLLVPRDREGAYQPKIVEKHQRDISKLEDNILSLYGKGMSTRDISSHVQDIYGFEVSAESVSRITDKLIPLIQEWQSRPLDPVYPFIFLDAVHYSVKEENRIVKKAAYVVLGVTLEGRKEILGIYIGENETSKFWLSVMTDLKNRGVKDILIASVDGLNGFDNAILSVFPQAQIQRCIVHQIRNTLKYVSYKDRKSFAHDLKSIYTAPSEEAGLTALNSVKDSWKAKYPYALRSWEVNWSQLSAFYEYTEEIKKVMYTTNVIENVHRQFRKVTKSKGVFPTDMSLLKQLYLVVIDLDKKWDRSFKRGWDQILGQLAIKYEDRLSEYLF, encoded by the coding sequence ATGGCTAGATTACCGAAGGAACTTGTCAGAGATTTTGTTAGAGAAGGAAACTTTAAATCTATTAAGGATATCGAAGAAGCTTTAAAGGATATTTTTAAAGATACTATCCAGGAAGCTTTAGAAGCTGAAATTGAAGAAGAGCTTGGATATTCCAAGTATGATTTAGCCAATAAATCTACTACTAACTCTAGAAATGGTAAGTACAAGAAAACTGTTAAATCAAGCGCTGGAAACATTGATCTCCTCGTTCCCAGAGACAGAGAAGGTGCATATCAACCTAAGATTGTTGAAAAACATCAAAGGGACATCTCTAAATTGGAGGATAATATTCTATCGCTTTATGGAAAGGGAATGAGTACTAGGGATATCAGCTCTCATGTTCAGGATATATATGGATTTGAAGTATCTGCAGAGAGTGTTAGTAGAATAACAGATAAACTAATTCCTCTTATTCAGGAATGGCAGAGTAGACCTCTTGATCCTGTATATCCATTCATTTTCCTTGATGCAGTCCACTATTCAGTCAAAGAGGAGAATAGAATTGTTAAAAAGGCTGCCTACGTTGTCTTAGGAGTTACTTTAGAAGGAAGAAAAGAAATTTTAGGAATATATATAGGTGAGAATGAGACCTCAAAATTTTGGTTATCAGTAATGACTGATCTTAAAAATAGAGGTGTTAAAGATATCTTAATCGCTTCTGTAGATGGTCTGAACGGATTTGATAATGCTATTCTGAGTGTATTTCCACAGGCTCAGATTCAGAGGTGCATAGTTCACCAAATAAGGAATACGCTAAAATATGTAAGCTACAAAGACAGAAAATCTTTTGCGCATGACTTAAAATCTATTTATACTGCCCCAAGTGAAGAAGCAGGGCTAACTGCTCTTAATTCTGTCAAGGATTCCTGGAAAGCGAAATATCCATACGCTCTAAGGAGCTGGGAAGTGAACTGGAGTCAATTAAGTGCATTCTATGAGTATACAGAAGAAATAAAAAAGGTGATGTATACAACCAATGTGATAGAAAACGTCCATAGGCAATTCAGAAAAGTTACTAAATCCAAGGGGGTATTTCCTACAGATATGTCTCTATTGAAGCAGTTATATCTTGTAGTAATTGATTTAGATAAGAAATGGGATAGAAGTTTTAAAAGAGGTTGGGATCAGATTCTTGGACAATTGGCAATTAAATATGAAGACAGACTCTCAGAATATTTATTCTAG
- a CDS encoding STAS-like domain-containing protein produces the protein MTIKIINFIDHDPSILFEKISESLEKKKNIILDFYSLESLNYSFLEESIGRILDSYTFESLQFKITFRNVDVGIKEMLTKIIKEKSL, from the coding sequence ATGACTATTAAAATTATAAATTTCATAGATCATGATCCTAGTATTCTTTTTGAAAAAATTTCTGAAAGTTTAGAGAAAAAGAAAAATATTATCTTAGATTTTTATTCTTTAGAGTCTCTCAATTATAGTTTTTTAGAGGAAAGTATAGGAAGAATTTTAGATTCTTACACTTTTGAATCCCTGCAGTTTAAAATTACTTTTAGAAATGTTGATGTAGGAATCAAAGAAATGCTAACTAAAATTATAAAAGAAAAATCATTATAA
- a CDS encoding xanthine phosphoribosyltransferase produces MKLLKEKILKNGEIINPTTLKVDSFLNHQIDPIIMMEMGKELKKKFEGKKINKILTIEASGIAIGLAAAVAFDVPLVFAKKKKPTTMDGMYFEKVHSFTKKVDYDICVSKEFLNSEDKILFVDDFLATGNAIIGIQKIIEQAGAELIGIGIAIEKGFQPGGNILRNQGIHLESLAIIDKMELGKINFI; encoded by the coding sequence TTGAAATTATTAAAAGAAAAAATACTGAAAAATGGAGAAATAATAAACCCAACCACTCTCAAAGTAGATAGTTTTCTAAACCACCAAATAGATCCAATCATCATGATGGAGATGGGAAAAGAGCTAAAAAAAAAATTTGAAGGAAAAAAAATTAATAAAATTCTGACTATTGAAGCTTCAGGTATTGCCATTGGACTTGCTGCCGCTGTAGCTTTTGATGTTCCTTTAGTTTTTGCAAAGAAAAAAAAGCCAACTACCATGGATGGAATGTATTTTGAAAAAGTTCATTCATTTACAAAAAAAGTAGACTATGATATCTGTGTTTCCAAAGAATTTTTAAATTCTGAAGATAAAATTTTATTTGTTGATGATTTCCTTGCAACTGGAAACGCTATTATCGGAATTCAAAAAATTATAGAACAAGCTGGAGCCGAGCTTATAGGAATAGGAATTGCAATAGAAAAAGGATTTCAACCTGGTGGAAATATTCTAAGAAACCAGGGTATTCATTTAGAATCCTTAGCTATAATTGATAAAATGGAGCTTGGAAAAATAAATTTTATTTAA
- a CDS encoding HD domain-containing phosphohydrolase, which yields MFINSNYKKDNILTDNILTDIVSPSEIVGIFQKDYSENFRREKVKKNFLENLLVKLHTLDASKALFHLKMVGEISALLSRKYGFSESKVKKIEFFAKIHDLGKVGIPEKILNKPGKLTKDEFEVVKEHTEIGYHLINKFGFSKIGENIIRYHHEKWNGKGYRGLVQKEIPIEARIVSIADVYDALRMKRTYKESFTHEKAVAIINEGRGEDFDPELVDIFLKCHQEIKIIYNRNIN from the coding sequence ATGTTTATTAATTCAAATTATAAAAAAGATAATATACTAACGGACAATATATTAACGGACATAGTAAGTCCTTCTGAAATTGTTGGAATTTTTCAAAAAGACTACAGTGAAAATTTTAGAAGAGAAAAAGTAAAAAAAAATTTTCTGGAGAATCTTCTAGTAAAACTCCATACTTTAGATGCTAGTAAGGCTTTATTTCATCTAAAAATGGTAGGAGAAATTTCAGCTTTACTTTCCAGAAAATATGGATTTTCTGAATCTAAAGTAAAAAAAATAGAATTCTTTGCTAAGATACATGACCTAGGAAAAGTTGGTATTCCAGAAAAAATATTAAATAAGCCTGGAAAACTTACAAAAGATGAATTTGAGGTAGTAAAGGAGCATACTGAAATAGGTTATCACCTTATAAATAAATTTGGATTTTCAAAGATTGGAGAAAATATTATAAGATACCATCATGAAAAATGGAATGGGAAGGGGTATAGAGGACTTGTCCAAAAGGAAATACCTATAGAGGCTAGAATTGTTTCTATAGCAGATGTTTATGACGCTCTCAGAATGAAGAGAACTTATAAGGAATCATTTACACATGAAAAAGCTGTTGCCATTATAAACGAGGGAAGAGGAGAGGACTTTGATCCTGAACTTGTAGATATATTTTTAAAATGCCACCAAGAAATAAAAATTATATATAATAGAAACATTAACTGA
- a CDS encoding transposase, whose amino-acid sequence MTNEKGLPVEYKILPGSIADITAFKDFSFDLPKDAIIYADRAYNDYVLEDVLSDVDIYLSPMRRKNSKRSKSKSQEFLDHIKRKLIETVGSSINRLMPKSIHSVTSRCFELKILLFLMGYTFLNMK is encoded by the coding sequence ATGACAAATGAAAAAGGCTTACCTGTAGAATATAAAATATTACCTGGATCTATTGCTGATATTACAGCATTTAAAGATTTTAGTTTTGATTTGCCAAAAGATGCCATTATTTATGCGGACAGAGCATATAATGACTATGTTCTTGAAGACGTATTAAGTGATGTTGATATTTACCTTTCACCTATGAGACGTAAAAATTCAAAGCGTTCTAAAAGTAAAAGTCAGGAATTTCTTGATCATATAAAAAGAAAACTAATTGAAACTGTAGGAAGTTCTATAAATAGATTGATGCCAAAGTCTATCCATAGTGTTACTTCTAGGTGTTTTGAACTCAAAATTCTATTATTTTTAATGGGTTATACATTTTTAAATATGAAGTAG
- a CDS encoding CidA/LrgA family protein, which yields MTAQFLFIFGITYLGEIASRLFKLPIPGTILGMLLMFLFLSLGIIKVERIEKAANLLLINMAIFFLPPGIKLIDSLDILKGNWIKLVVIAVTTTLITMIVTGKVVDFFIRRKK from the coding sequence ATGACTGCACAATTTTTATTTATATTTGGTATAACTTATCTTGGGGAGATTGCAAGTAGGTTATTTAAATTGCCTATTCCAGGAACAATATTAGGGATGTTACTCATGTTTTTATTTCTAAGTTTAGGTATAATAAAGGTGGAACGAATTGAAAAAGCAGCAAATCTTCTGCTTATAAACATGGCTATATTTTTTCTTCCACCTGGAATAAAACTTATTGATTCACTGGATATTCTAAAAGGAAACTGGATAAAATTAGTAGTAATAGCAGTTACAACAACCTTAATAACAATGATTGTAACTGGTAAAGTTGTAGATTTTTTTATAAGGAGAAAAAAATGA